In the genome of Dermacentor silvarum isolate Dsil-2018 chromosome 1, BIME_Dsil_1.4, whole genome shotgun sequence, one region contains:
- the LOC119430988 gene encoding glutamate receptor ionotropic, delta-2, whose product MWLEENGANRELVARLQKKVATATHLFPPFIMYYERNGKTRIYGLSASVMDNVTASLNISYDIVKPVDMLWGSKSPEGVYAGMLRDTVLKRANIGFGPFNMEDFFFGDDLLISDIFDYPEIGITSGVEDIATGNFGILSAFDLTTWVCLLISMIALSLIIPALKHTSAKADGEVQKQAGKVASIFWALISSLLGQGTTTFDGRRISRYVIGAWLLASLVISTYFTTLIVAALTVHASFARIDSAEDLVKHPHLKPLVPAGTQVATILQYSKSGVYRQIQEMVERHQGVRAVPVLYNQNDVEDILRNKAVLLVGKHASKYELKRYCSILRGRFYISQGSLFIWKSVWVANKDFPLDLFQELNKRVKWWMEAGVPALQSHVLEPPGGACFAGNQRSSIYQFDTLRFQDLTGLFFAHLASSAIAMAVCALELCLGRWACVRSE is encoded by the exons TTTCCCCCCTTTATCATGTACTACGAGAGGAACGGCAAAACTCGCATCTACGGATTGTCGGCCTCGGTCATGGACAATGTTACGGCCTCCCTAAATATCAG CTACGACATCGTGAAGCCTGTAGACATGTTGTGGGGTTCCAAGAGTCCGGAAGGCGTGTACGCGGGCATGCTGAGGGATACGGTTCTAAAA AGAGCGAACATTGGATTTGGCCCGTTCAATATGGAAGACTTCTTTTTTGGAGACGATCTTCTCATCTCGGACATATTCGACTACCCTGAAATAGGAATCACGAGTGGAGTTGAAGACATTGCCACTGGAAACTTCGGCATTCTCAGCGCATTTGATTTAACC ACGTGGGTCTGCCTATTGATCTCGATGATTGCACTGAGCCTCATAATACCTGCGCTGAAGCACACTTCTGCCAAGGCCGACGGTGAGGTTCAAAAGCAAGCGGGCAAGGTTGCTTCCATCTTCTGGGCCTTGATCAGCAGCCTCTTGGGACAAG GTACAACTACGTTCGATGGCCGCCGTATCTCGCGTTACGTGATCGGTGCGTGGCTTTTGGCCAGCCTGGTGATCAGCACGTACTTCACCACCCTCATCGTGGCCGCCCTGACGGTGCACGCTTCATTCGCCCGGATCGATTCTGCCGAGGACCTCGTCAAGCATCCCCACCTCAAGCCTCTCGTTCCCGCTGGAACGCAGGTCGCCACCATCCTGCAG TATTCGAAGTCTGGAGTCTACCGTCAGATACAGGAAATGGTGGAACGACACCAAGGCGTGAGAGCTGTCCCCGTACTGTACAACCAGAACGACGTCGAGGATATACTGCGGAACAAAGCAGTCTTGCTGGTTGGGAAACATGCGTCCAAGTACGAGCTGAAGCGTTACTGCTCTATCCTGCGGGGTCGCTTCTACATAAGCCAGGGATCGCTCTTTATCTGGAAGAGCGTTTGGGTCGCCAACAAGGACTTTCCCTTGGACCTATTCCAGGAGTTGAACAAAAG GGTCAAGTGGTGGATGGAGGCCGGTGTGCCGGCGCTGCAGTCCCACGTACTAGAGCCACCTGGAGGCGCCTGCTTCGCCGGAAACCAGCGCTCgagcatctaccagtttgacaCCCTGCGCTTCCAGGATCTCACCGGGTTGTTCTTCGCTCACCTGGCCTCCTCGGCGATCGCGATGGCTGTCTGCGCGCTCGAGCTCTGTCTGGGCCGATGGGCTTGCGTCCGATCAGAGTAA